One Patescibacteria group bacterium DNA segment encodes these proteins:
- a CDS encoding LamG domain-containing protein, which yields MKRFLKTILFIIIAAGVAIGSVLTIRAVNNRGAAPVGWWKFDEGQGQYAYDAAGSNNATLGANATDTTPDPAWKNEESCKNGKCLSFDGADDYVSATDADSLEMGSNDFSISAWVKINAGGITNEKINTILAKRAQNQVTYSEEFNNAAWAAYCAAGTMTTNTTDFAAPDGTYTAEKIVTAYSAGCGTYISGRVQTLSTSASTQYTVSIWAKGAAGGESFRLGTQDTAGCNISLTTDWKRYTCTLTSPVSPNRGFQFFVNGSATYYVWGAQREMTDSSGIYTKTTSSAIDTGGYSLFLDNTTLKAAISSSTLGLTATYGSLTTGEWHYVATVYDRSGNLGIYVDGISKGSTSISSLDGVSITNTRNLLIGGTASEGINVLNGIIDDVRIYNYARSAAQIKADYNKSAGGKGAGVKVGSSQEEQNAADGLVGYWKMDEASWAGAAGEVIDSSGAGNHGVAAGGVTKANTTSTAKFGRAGDFDGTDDYVSVPASTIQPGNEITISFWAFVDAATQNNAIWFEDANGRIINIHLLYNNGNTYWDAGVDGAGYDRIFKANPSPAITNQWHYWAFTKNAATGDMKIYLDGVLWHSDTGKIKPFTVPSSSGLIGNIFNGKLDDVKIYNKARSAEQIRRDYETGPSPVAHWKMDEKADNTCSGGVNDVCDTSGNGNDGAISGAAWKSAASCHSGACLQFDGTDDYVSVNDSPALSSTNAMTISGWIKTSSNQLYKHVLVKGATLINNDYDFSLYFSGTYSVNVYMKDSVGTLDTVGYSFSFGDNKWHHYVAMFDGDWLYLYLDGTLVASKDTALTNIRDSANPFQIGVGGNGYYFNGSIDDVRIYNYARTQKQIIEDMNADHPAVGSPVGSYAGYWNFDEGQGDTAYDKSINKNNGDLAGACPGAATCPTWTTAGKFGKALSFDGGDYLTVADSAIFNTESFAVCAWVRPASFSNYQSILAKQRAGDTFEQFGLLVYSSGAVALQLGNGGTGALGSLTLNTWAHICGSTDGTTGTLYINGRALGTGTDNATYGAGKSFYIGYTQYGSGRYFNGLIDEVKFYPFDLSPAEIKEEFNRGSSLKLGASGTEADGITPSNSALSAYCVPGDATSCAAPIAHWKMDEKKDNTCSGGVNDVCNTSGNGNDGANTGGPVWKSAASCHSGSCLSFDGTDDYVNVADSDNLSFTTGYPTDTSATVCAWIKANSFSANSTIVSKVGSSYEWELYNVAGSGVGFWMLSSGGAPYIGRYAPFPSTNVWHYICGVYDGSKVVSGIKVYIDGIRSDTSNDTSGTYAGCSNTNVPVNIGRRNVPDSYFNGLIDDVRIYNYVRTPAQIAWDYNRGAPVGSWSMDSVGVSASPGTALNVYDSSGKANTGVSSGETMNNGTITGATWKDGSNCKYGSCLSFDGNDYVNVGSGASLHFAGSFTVEAWVNIPVAQTHAADNMIVGDYNGLWKGYKFSIASDSKVFFQVGRQSDTTMCGMYSSQTLSLNTWYHVVGVYDGVRPNIYVNGVKTEGNACSPIEAEVSSTIIGKAQWYSQYFNGSIDNVRIYNTALTATQVAALYNNNDRSAGASLEANLVGEWRLDENASLYAADTHYQRVGKYGYAMNFDGSNDYVAIPSYTVDADTGTIAAWFKTSADFSSNYNQLGFLLGNTAVNYSYLALQGNGSTAYSIRGETNTNGEFFAATSDIVPVGAWNQIITTFNNKTAKTYLNGILVDTETITNSLTLSRISGLTYLTNVTYFNGLIDDVRVYNYALTPLQVKTLYNENSAVRLGPTEGLP from the coding sequence ATGAAACGTTTTCTCAAAACAATTTTATTCATCATCATCGCCGCTGGCGTCGCCATCGGCAGTGTTTTAACGATCCGCGCGGTCAATAACCGCGGCGCCGCGCCTGTCGGCTGGTGGAAGTTTGACGAAGGGCAAGGGCAATACGCCTATGACGCCGCGGGAAGCAATAATGCGACTTTGGGCGCTAACGCGACCGATACCACTCCTGATCCTGCTTGGAAAAACGAGGAGAGCTGCAAAAATGGGAAGTGCCTCTCTTTTGACGGGGCGGATGATTATGTGAGCGCCACCGATGCGGATTCACTTGAAATGGGAAGCAATGATTTTTCTATATCAGCATGGGTTAAAATAAACGCTGGCGGTATAACAAACGAAAAGATAAACACAATACTGGCAAAGAGGGCGCAGAACCAAGTCACATATAGCGAGGAGTTTAATAATGCTGCTTGGGCCGCTTATTGCGCTGCTGGCACTATGACAACTAATACAACAGATTTTGCGGCTCCTGACGGGACATACACAGCAGAGAAGATAGTTACCGCATACTCGGCGGGCTGTGGCACCTACATCTCTGGGAGGGTACAAACACTTTCCACGTCAGCTAGCACTCAGTACACCGTAAGCATTTGGGCTAAGGGTGCCGCAGGTGGAGAATCATTCCGTTTAGGTACGCAAGATACTGCCGGTTGCAATATCAGCTTAACTACAGATTGGAAACGATATACTTGTACACTCACTTCACCAGTATCGCCCAATAGAGGTTTTCAATTTTTTGTCAATGGAAGCGCAACTTACTATGTCTGGGGAGCTCAAAGAGAAATGACAGACAGTAGCGGCATCTATACAAAGACAACATCTTCGGCAATTGACACAGGCGGCTACTCGCTGTTCTTGGACAACACTACTTTGAAAGCAGCCATAAGCAGCTCTACTTTAGGACTCACTGCCACTTACGGCTCGCTTACAACAGGAGAATGGCATTATGTGGCTACTGTCTATGACAGGAGCGGAAATCTGGGAATATACGTTGACGGCATATCTAAGGGCTCAACGTCAATTTCTTCTCTGGATGGTGTATCAATAACCAATACTAGAAATCTTTTGATAGGCGGAACTGCTTCTGAAGGAATAAATGTTTTAAATGGCATTATTGACGATGTCCGCATATACAACTACGCCCGTTCTGCGGCGCAGATTAAAGCGGATTATAATAAGTCGGCTGGTGGCAAAGGGGCTGGTGTGAAAGTCGGCTCAAGCCAGGAAGAACAAAATGCGGCTGATGGCTTGGTTGGATATTGGAAAATGGATGAGGCGAGCTGGGCAGGGGCGGCTGGGGAGGTTATTGACTCTTCGGGTGCTGGCAACCACGGCGTGGCGGCCGGGGGAGTGACAAAAGCCAACACAACTTCAACTGCCAAATTCGGCAGAGCTGGGGATTTTGATGGGACGGATGATTATGTGAGTGTACCTGCTTCAACAATACAACCTGGAAATGAAATAACAATTTCCTTCTGGGCTTTTGTAGACGCAGCGACACAGAATAATGCTATTTGGTTTGAAGATGCTAACGGGCGGATTATCAATATCCACTTGTTGTACAACAATGGCAATACATATTGGGATGCGGGCGTAGATGGAGCAGGTTATGACCGTATTTTTAAAGCTAATCCTAGTCCTGCCATAACCAATCAGTGGCATTATTGGGCATTTACGAAGAATGCTGCTACAGGAGATATGAAAATATATTTAGATGGTGTTCTTTGGCATAGCGATACAGGTAAGATAAAACCATTTACTGTACCAAGTTCAAGTGGACTTATTGGTAATATTTTCAACGGTAAACTTGACGACGTCAAAATTTACAACAAAGCGCGGAGCGCGGAGCAGATAAGGCGGGATTATGAAACAGGTCCGTCGCCAGTGGCGCATTGGAAAATGGATGAGAAAGCAGACAACACCTGTTCTGGCGGCGTAAATGATGTTTGCGATACTTCGGGCAATGGTAATGACGGGGCGATTAGTGGCGCAGCTTGGAAATCCGCTGCCTCGTGCCACAGCGGAGCGTGTTTGCAGTTTGACGGCACGGATGATTATGTGAGTGTGAATGATTCGCCTGCCTTAAGCTCTACAAACGCCATGACAATATCCGGATGGATTAAAACAAGCTCCAATCAATTATACAAGCATGTACTTGTGAAAGGTGCTACCCTTATCAATAATGATTACGATTTTAGTTTGTATTTTTCAGGTACTTATTCAGTTAATGTTTATATGAAAGACAGCGTGGGAACACTTGATACCGTTGGTTACAGTTTTTCTTTTGGCGATAACAAATGGCACCATTATGTTGCTATGTTTGATGGCGATTGGTTATATTTATATCTTGACGGAACGTTGGTTGCGTCAAAAGATACGGCATTGACTAACATAAGAGATTCAGCTAATCCGTTTCAGATCGGGGTGGGGGGCAACGGGTATTATTTCAACGGCTCCATTGATGACGTGCGCATCTACAACTACGCGCGCACTCAAAAGCAAATTATAGAAGATATGAATGCCGACCACCCTGCGGTTGGTTCGCCCGTGGGCAGTTATGCTGGGTATTGGAATTTTGACGAGGGGCAAGGCGATACTGCTTATGACAAATCAATAAATAAAAACAATGGGGACTTGGCTGGCGCTTGCCCAGGGGCTGCTACTTGCCCCACATGGACCACTGCTGGCAAATTCGGCAAAGCATTGTCTTTTGACGGAGGCGATTATTTAACTGTAGCTGATAGTGCAATATTTAACACAGAATCCTTTGCGGTGTGTGCTTGGGTACGGCCAGCATCTTTTTCTAATTATCAGAGCATACTTGCGAAACAAAGGGCAGGGGATACTTTTGAGCAGTTCGGATTATTAGTGTATAGTTCTGGAGCTGTAGCGCTCCAATTAGGAAATGGCGGAACGGGTGCTTTGGGATCTTTAACTCTTAATACGTGGGCGCATATATGCGGTTCCACAGACGGGACAACAGGAACGTTGTATATTAATGGTCGAGCTTTGGGTACTGGCACTGATAATGCAACTTATGGCGCAGGTAAGTCGTTTTATATTGGCTATACTCAATATGGAAGTGGGCGTTATTTTAATGGGCTTATAGATGAAGTTAAATTTTATCCATTTGATTTAAGCCCTGCGGAAATTAAGGAAGAATTTAACCGTGGCTCTTCGTTAAAATTGGGCGCTTCGGGAACCGAGGCAGATGGCATAACTCCAAGCAACTCGGCTTTGTCAGCTTACTGCGTGCCGGGCGATGCTACTTCTTGCGCTGCGCCCATTGCCCATTGGAAAATGGACGAGAAAAAAGATAATACTTGTTCTGGGGGCGTAAATGATGTATGTAATACTTCTGGCAATGGTAATGACGGGGCAAATACTGGCGGTCCAGTGTGGAAATCCGCTGCCTCGTGCCATTCTGGCTCCTGCCTGTCCTTTGACGGGACGGATGATTATGTGAATGTGGCGGATAGTGATAATTTAAGTTTTACGACTGGTTATCCGACCGATACTTCTGCAACTGTCTGCGCTTGGATAAAAGCTAATTCTTTTTCAGCAAATTCAACTATTGTTAGCAAAGTAGGAAGTTCATACGAATGGGAATTATACAATGTTGCTGGAAGCGGAGTAGGTTTTTGGATGTTGAGTTCGGGTGGCGCTCCTTATATAGGGAGATATGCTCCATTTCCTTCAACTAATGTTTGGCATTATATCTGTGGAGTATATGATGGGAGTAAAGTGGTAAGCGGTATTAAAGTTTATATTGATGGAATAAGAAGTGATACAAGTAATGACACATCGGGAACTTATGCGGGTTGCAGTAATACAAATGTGCCAGTTAATATAGGAAGAAGGAATGTGCCGGATTCTTATTTCAATGGCCTCATTGACGATGTCCGCATATACAACTACGTCCGCACTCCAGCGCAAATCGCCTGGGATTACAATCGCGGAGCGCCAGTTGGGAGCTGGTCAATGGATTCTGTTGGGGTTTCTGCTTCGCCCGGCACGGCTTTGAATGTTTATGACAGCTCGGGAAAAGCCAACACGGGCGTAAGCTCGGGCGAAACAATGAATAATGGCACTATTACTGGCGCCACGTGGAAAGACGGCTCTAATTGCAAATACGGCTCTTGCCTGTCTTTTGACGGGAATGACTATGTAAACGTTGGAAGTGGAGCGAGTTTGCATTTTGCAGGAAGTTTTACGGTTGAAGCGTGGGTTAATATTCCAGTTGCACAAACGCACGCTGCAGATAATATGATTGTGGGAGATTATAATGGGCTATGGAAAGGATATAAATTTTCAATTGCTTCTGACTCTAAGGTATTTTTTCAAGTCGGAAGGCAAAGTGACACTACTATGTGTGGCATGTATTCATCACAAACATTGTCACTTAATACTTGGTATCATGTTGTCGGAGTTTATGATGGAGTTAGGCCAAATATATACGTTAATGGGGTCAAAACGGAAGGCAATGCTTGTTCTCCAATAGAGGCAGAAGTCTCAAGTACGATTATCGGAAAAGCGCAATGGTACAGTCAATATTTCAACGGCTCCATTGACAATGTCCGCATCTACAATACCGCCTTAACAGCCACGCAAGTTGCCGCTTTGTATAATAACAACGACCGCTCGGCGGGCGCGAGCTTGGAAGCTAACTTGGTGGGCGAGTGGCGGCTTGACGAAAACGCAAGTTTGTATGCTGCGGACACCCACTACCAGCGCGTTGGCAAATACGGCTATGCTATGAACTTTGACGGGAGTAATGATTATGTGGCTATTCCATCTTATACGGTTGATGCAGATACTGGAACAATCGCAGCATGGTTTAAAACATCTGCAGATTTTTCATCAAATTATAATCAGCTTGGATTTTTATTAGGCAATACTGCTGTAAATTACAGTTATTTAGCTTTACAAGGCAATGGAAGCACAGCATATAGCATAAGAGGTGAAACAAATACAAACGGAGAATTTTTTGCCGCTACTTCAGATATAGTGCCTGTAGGGGCATGGAATCAGATTATTACAACCTTCAATAATAAAACAGCAAAAACATACTTAAATGGTATTCTCGTAGATACAGAGACTATCACAAATAGCTTAACTCTCTCTCGTATTAGTGGTCTTACATATCTAACAAATGTAACATACTTCAACGGCCTCATCGACGATGTCCGCGTATATAACTACGCTCTAACTCCGTTACAAGTTAAGACGCTATATAACGAGAACTCAGCTGTTCGGTTGGGACCAACAGAGGGATTACCTTAG
- a CDS encoding four helix bundle protein yields the protein MKNEKLKMKNDKEKFKKEFKARIYHFILRLVKFVDSLQKDRSSQVFANQMLRSGTSIGANYIEAQASSSKKDFANFFHHSLKSANETKFWLALCRDLNKGEKSQAESLLQELTEIANILGSSLLTLKGKK from the coding sequence ATGAAAAATGAAAAACTAAAAATGAAAAACGACAAAGAAAAATTTAAAAAGGAATTTAAAGCCAGAATCTACCACTTTATTTTGCGTTTAGTAAAATTTGTAGATAGCTTGCAAAAAGATAGAAGCTCGCAGGTTTTTGCTAATCAAATGCTTCGAAGCGGCACAAGTATTGGCGCTAACTATATTGAAGCCCAAGCTTCAAGCTCTAAAAAAGATTTTGCTAATTTTTTCCACCATTCTTTAAAATCAGCCAACGAAACGAAGTTTTGGTTAGCATTATGCCGTGATTTAAACAAAGGAGAAAAAAGCCAAGCCGAATCTTTACTGCAAGAGCTTACAGAAATTGCCAATATTTTAGGCTCAAGCCTGCTTACCTTAAAAGGTAAGAAATGA
- a CDS encoding LamG domain-containing protein, with translation MRKTSFFKKIIFIAIAIGTITSGIFIIRAASNKGAAPVAWWKFDEGSGTSAYDSSGNGNTGTLTNMDNTDWVNGEFGSALDFDGSNDYVNTNTDFSWAIADSFSIAFWVNPTSVTGGQGIMGKGAAGGYGDYNWEWSFKLDGTSLSFVYWNTGGGGEIVLGSTVTQGTWDYFVVTYDPTNKAKLYKNGVVVSTDTSIASALQNRATPMLIGHAYYNSGVNYYFNGLIDDTRVYNHTRTADQIKNDYNGGKAMYVGAKQPVCDTSPADCVNKGLVGYWDMDQMNGTTATDKSGNGNTGTFASSPVWTGGIKPFSGGRAGGGALQFDGTDDYVNAGQGSSLNGLTSVTLSAWIKPYGYSASYRSGIISRRRSGGAAEGLNFTMGGALETPYKLAIYEAGGVALYANTVISPNQWSFVTATLSGTDAKIYINGVLDATGTVSWNWPSDVNVSIGAVYSGVYHFNGLIDDVRVYNRALSAAEIRYQYNQGDPVAYWKMDEGSGTSAYDSSGNGNTGTLTNMDNTDWVNGEFGTALDFDGSNDYVEIVDNASLDPSNAITVSMWFRPDQTLVNYQGVLGKGGGSSFEKGYEFATNNDVFGFWINGSTNMAVTTKPASGELAFWVGTFDGTQIKLYKNGNLVNTVNYIATITDTNLPFRIGRVSEYGGNDEYTKGMYDDVRIYNYARTADQIKNDYNGGKAMYVGAKQPVCDTSPADCVNKGLVGYWDMDQMNGTTATDKSGNGNTGTFASSPVWTGGIKPFSGGRAGGGALQFDGSDDYVSGSGVNIANSPFTISAWIKADQFNTRQFFSIGSVGSLRTAIHLRLLSSTSFLFGLYSDDLTVTMADMSNRWTHIVVTFDSSFTQSVYQDGVFVNSRTAGGYFTGNTNWNIGRWMTTEYFDGFIDDVRVYNRALSAAEIRYQYNQGDPIAHWSFDEGSGLSAYDKSGNSNTGTLTNMDAATDWVNGEFGSALDFDGSNDYVSINGNPDLFRGSRTYELWFYPHFNSDSGVSNFMFSIYLNDGNEMSLYNYSNGFYGFAYKAGGSANYISAGSFTANNWYHIVATFDDDTNEIKVYHNGVLQNQGTESNAIVAGTTYTKIGMYVLDGWFNGLIDDVRIYNYARTADQIKNDYNAGKALYIGAKQPDCDTSPGDCVNKGLVGYWDMDQMTGTTATDKSGNGNTGTLTSGPLWAQGVQPFQGGKIGGGALQFDGTDDYVGVTRNANLEPASAFSIETWVKVSAFQDSEWNTSQIISKYGGNYKGYILSLNKVGSSWYFYFTTCTPSTCYGTSQPTQAVSLGQWYHLVAVFQNGSPNLMYVNGVLVGQSANAAITHDTAQNLFIGKAGWYSSFFNGTIDDVRVYNRALSPAEIRYHY, from the coding sequence ATGAGAAAAACTTCCTTTTTTAAAAAAATCATTTTTATCGCAATTGCCATCGGGACCATTACCTCCGGCATTTTTATTATCCGCGCGGCGAGCAATAAAGGCGCAGCGCCTGTGGCGTGGTGGAAGTTTGACGAAGGGTCGGGGACGAGCGCCTACGACTCCTCGGGCAATGGCAATACCGGCACTCTGACTAATATGGACAATACCGACTGGGTCAACGGCGAGTTTGGCAGTGCTTTGGACTTTGACGGGAGCAATGATTATGTTAACACTAATACTGATTTCAGCTGGGCTATAGCAGATAGTTTTTCTATTGCTTTTTGGGTTAATCCTACTTCTGTAACAGGCGGTCAAGGCATAATGGGGAAGGGAGCGGCTGGAGGTTATGGAGATTATAATTGGGAGTGGTCTTTTAAACTTGATGGTACCAGCTTAAGTTTTGTTTATTGGAATACTGGCGGCGGCGGTGAAATAGTCCTTGGGTCAACAGTTACTCAAGGCACTTGGGATTATTTTGTTGTTACTTACGACCCGACAAACAAAGCAAAACTTTACAAAAATGGTGTTGTTGTATCTACGGATACTAGTATTGCTAGCGCCTTGCAGAATAGAGCTACGCCTATGTTAATAGGTCATGCGTATTACAATAGCGGTGTTAATTATTACTTCAATGGCCTTATTGATGATACTCGCGTATACAACCACACCCGCACCGCTGACCAAATCAAAAACGATTACAATGGAGGCAAGGCAATGTATGTTGGTGCGAAACAGCCTGTCTGCGACACTTCTCCGGCGGATTGCGTGAACAAAGGCTTGGTGGGTTATTGGGATATGGACCAGATGAACGGCACAACTGCCACGGATAAATCAGGGAATGGGAATACAGGCACATTTGCTAGCAGTCCTGTTTGGACGGGCGGCATAAAACCATTTAGTGGCGGCAGGGCTGGCGGGGGAGCGTTGCAGTTTGATGGGACGGATGATTATGTGAATGCAGGGCAGGGAAGCAGCTTAAATGGCCTTACTTCTGTGACATTATCGGCGTGGATTAAGCCTTATGGTTATTCGGCTTCTTATCGGAGCGGGATTATTTCTCGTAGAAGAAGCGGCGGGGCGGCGGAAGGATTGAACTTTACTATGGGTGGAGCGCTGGAAACGCCATATAAGCTGGCTATTTATGAGGCAGGTGGTGTCGCGTTGTATGCAAATACAGTAATTTCTCCAAATCAATGGTCTTTTGTTACCGCCACATTATCGGGAACTGACGCTAAAATTTATATTAATGGAGTTTTAGACGCAACTGGCACTGTTTCTTGGAATTGGCCAAGCGATGTAAATGTATCAATTGGAGCGGTTTATTCTGGCGTTTATCATTTCAACGGACTTATTGACGATGTTCGCGTCTACAACCGAGCTCTGTCCGCCGCGGAAATACGGTATCAATACAATCAAGGCGACCCCGTTGCTTATTGGAAAATGGACGAAGGATCGGGGACGAGTGCTTACGACTCCTCGGGTAATGGCAATACCGGCACTCTGACTAATATGGACAATACCGACTGGGTCAACGGCGAGTTTGGCACGGCTTTGGACTTTGACGGGAGCAATGATTATGTGGAAATAGTTGATAATGCATCCTTAGACCCTTCAAACGCAATCACGGTGTCTATGTGGTTTAGGCCAGACCAAACATTAGTAAATTACCAAGGAGTTTTAGGAAAAGGCGGAGGATCAAGTTTTGAAAAAGGATATGAATTCGCTACAAACAATGACGTGTTTGGATTTTGGATAAATGGAAGTACTAATATGGCTGTAACAACTAAACCTGCAAGCGGAGAACTTGCTTTTTGGGTTGGAACATTTGATGGAACACAGATTAAATTATATAAAAATGGAAATTTAGTAAACACTGTAAATTATATTGCTACGATTACAGATACTAATCTTCCTTTCCGTATTGGGAGGGTAAGTGAATATGGGGGAAATGATGAGTATACAAAAGGTATGTATGACGATGTCCGCATATATAACTATGCCCGCACCGCTGACCAAATCAAAAACGATTACAATGGAGGCAAGGCAATGTATGTTGGTGCGAAACAGCCTGTCTGCGACACTTCTCCGGCGGATTGCGTGAACAAAGGCTTGGTGGGTTATTGGGATATGGACCAGATGAACGGCACAACTGCCACGGATAAATCAGGGAATGGGAATACAGGCACATTTGCTAGCAGTCCTGTTTGGACGGGCGGCATAAAACCATTTAGTGGCGGCAGGGCTGGCGGGGGAGCGTTGCAGTTTGATGGGAGCGATGATTATGTGAGCGGAAGCGGTGTTAATATTGCGAATTCTCCATTTACAATTTCAGCTTGGATTAAAGCAGATCAGTTTAATACGAGACAATTTTTTTCAATAGGGTCAGTGGGCAGCCTGCGCACGGCAATACATCTGCGTCTTCTATCATCCACTTCATTTTTATTCGGGCTGTATAGCGATGATTTGACTGTAACTATGGCGGATATGTCTAACCGCTGGACGCATATTGTTGTAACTTTTGACAGTTCTTTTACGCAGAGTGTCTATCAGGATGGCGTGTTTGTTAACTCCAGAACTGCCGGGGGCTATTTTACCGGTAATACTAATTGGAATATTGGAAGATGGATGACTACTGAATATTTTGACGGCTTCATTGACGATGTCCGCGTCTACAACCGAGCGTTGTCCGCCGCGGAAATACGGTATCAATACAATCAGGGTGACCCGATTGCTCATTGGTCCTTTGATGAAGGCTCGGGATTATCAGCTTATGATAAAAGCGGCAATAGCAATACCGGCACTCTGACTAATATGGACGCCGCAACCGACTGGGTCAACGGCGAGTTTGGCAGTGCGTTGGATTTTGATGGGAGTAATGATTACGTGAGCATAAACGGAAACCCAGACCTTTTCCGCGGTTCTAGAACATACGAACTATGGTTCTATCCCCATTTTAATTCTGATAGCGGGGTTAGTAATTTTATGTTTTCAATATACCTCAATGATGGTAATGAAATGAGTCTTTATAATTATAGCAACGGCTTTTATGGATTCGCATATAAAGCTGGAGGAAGCGCTAATTATATATCAGCAGGGAGTTTTACGGCTAATAATTGGTACCACATTGTTGCCACTTTTGACGACGACACCAATGAAATTAAAGTTTATCATAATGGAGTTTTACAAAATCAAGGCACTGAAAGCAACGCAATTGTTGCTGGAACAACATACACTAAAATCGGTATGTATGTTTTGGACGGTTGGTTCAATGGTCTCATAGACGATGTCCGCATATACAATTACGCTCGCACCGCTGACCAAATCAAAAACGACTATAATGCCGGTAAGGCGCTATATATTGGCGCGAAACAGCCGGACTGCGACACTTCCCCGGGTGACTGCGTGAATAAAGGTCTTGTAGGGTATTGGGATATGGATCAGATGACTGGCACGACTGCGACTGATAAATCGGGCAATGGGAACACCGGCACTTTGACCAGTGGTCCCCTTTGGGCACAGGGCGTTCAGCCGTTTCAGGGTGGCAAAATTGGCGGGGGAGCTCTGCAGTTTGATGGCACGGATGATTATGTGGGTGTGACACGAAACGCTAATTTAGAACCCGCAAGTGCTTTTTCCATAGAAACTTGGGTCAAAGTTAGCGCTTTTCAGGATTCAGAATGGAATACAAGCCAAATAATATCAAAATATGGCGGAAATTATAAGGGGTATATTTTATCGTTGAATAAAGTTGGTTCAAGCTGGTATTTTTATTTTACCACATGTACGCCCAGTACTTGTTACGGCACATCACAACCTACTCAAGCTGTGTCGCTGGGGCAATGGTATCATTTAGTAGCTGTCTTCCAAAATGGTTCTCCTAACTTAATGTATGTCAACGGGGTACTGGTTGGGCAAAGTGCTAATGCTGCCATTACTCACGATACTGCACAAAATCTATTTATCGGCAAGGCGGGATGGTATTCATCTTTCTTCAACGGCACTATTGACGATGTCCGCGTCTACAACCGAGCTCTGTCTCCCGCTGAAATCCGCTATCACTATTAA
- a CDS encoding four helix bundle protein, protein MEQKQINNVNYDLEEKFEKLGEKIIILVKKACKNPVAFPLINQLIRSGTSIGANYMEANGASSKKDFKNKIHICKKEAKETMHWLRMLAIADENIKDECRILWQEVQGYAKMFSKIISTMQNNKN, encoded by the coding sequence ATGGAGCAAAAGCAGATTAATAATGTTAATTATGATTTGGAAGAAAAGTTTGAAAAATTGGGCGAAAAGATTATTATTTTAGTAAAAAAAGCTTGTAAAAATCCTGTTGCATTTCCTTTAATTAATCAGCTAATTCGCTCTGGCACTTCAATAGGAGCCAACTATATGGAGGCAAATGGAGCATCAAGTAAAAAGGATTTTAAGAACAAAATCCATATCTGCAAGAAAGAAGCCAAAGAAACAATGCACTGGCTTCGAATGTTGGCAATAGCTGATGAAAATATAAAAGACGAATGCAGGATATTGTGGCAAGAAGTTCAGGGTTATGCCAAAATGTTTTCCAAAATTATTTCCACAATGCAAAACAATAAAAATTAA